The proteins below are encoded in one region of Nitrosopumilus sp.:
- a CDS encoding reverse transcriptase-like protein, which yields MNNQTEYLTLISTLNKYIDSNEEFTIYSDSKNTVNQLNHDFVINNEQLRTIAQETRSVIGKFSNISIKWIPRRANLVGKC from the coding sequence ATGAACAATCAGACTGAATATCTGACACTAATTTCAACGTTAAACAAGTATATTGATTCTAATGAAGAATTTACTATTTACAGTGATTCAAAAAATACCGTGAATCAACTAAATCATGATTTTGTAATTAATAATGAACAACTTAGAACCATTGCACAAGAAACTCGGAGTGTTATTGGCAAATTTTCTAATATCTCAATTAAATGGATTCCTAGAAGAGCAAATTTAGTAGGAAAATGCTAG